The following proteins come from a genomic window of Ammospiza nelsoni isolate bAmmNel1 chromosome 6, bAmmNel1.pri, whole genome shotgun sequence:
- the PTGDR gene encoding prostaglandin D2 receptor, whose protein sequence is MEAEGYRCRSSRHIESGQSAVPSSVLFSAGLLGNVLALLLLGQHRRRSRSSPGGRPPRVSAFYVLVTALAVTDLLGKCLISPMVLAAYAYNRSLSQLGPPVRGEEQPGVLCQLFAFLMAFFGLAPTLLLLAMALECWLSLGHPYFYRRHLTRRLGAALGPAAAGLCALFCALPLLGFGEPMQYCPGTWCFIRMAGGGPGRLGFPVLYASLMGLLVLAIVACNVSSMRQLYGMARRQPRRGTGPGPAAPHMEELDHLVLLALMTVLFTVCSLPLIIRAYMGAFAADFNENADLSALRFLSVNSIVDPWVFIIFRTSVFRSFVRRVCRRLGSRRASLSPRGSADGRFCPRRTAPPPPGIP, encoded by the exons ATGGAGGCCGAGGGTTACCGCTGCCGCAGCAGCCGCCACATCGAGAGCGGCCAGTCGGCCGTGCCCAGCTCGGTGCTGTTCTCCGCCGGCCTCTTGGGGAAcgtgctggcgctgctgctgctgggccagcaccgccgccgctcccgctcctCGCCCGGGGGCCGCCCGCCGCGGGTCTCGGCCTTCTACGTGCTGGTGACAGCGCTGGCGGTCACCGACCTGCTGGGCAAGTGCCTGATCAGCCCCATGGTGCTGGCAGCCTACGCCTACAACCGCAGCCTCAGCCAGCTGGGGCCGCCCGTGCGCGGCGAGGAGCAGCCgggggtgctgtgccagctcttCGCCTTCCTCATGGCTTTCTTCGGGCTGGCCcccacgctgctgctgctggccatggcTCTGGAGTGCTGGCTGTCGCTGGGCCACCCCTATTTCTACCGGCGGCACCTGACGCGGCGCCTGGGCGCGGCGCTGGgcccggcggccgcggggctgTGCGCGCTGTTCTGCGCGCTGCCGCTGCTGGGCTTCGGCGAGCCCATGCAGTACTGCCCGGGCACCTGGTGCTTCATCCGCATGGCCGGCGGCGGCCCGGGCCGCCTGGGCTTCCCCGTGCTCTACGCCAGCCTGATGGGCTTGCTGGTGCTGGCCATCGTGGCGTGCAACGTGAGCAGCATGCGGCAGCTGTACGGCATGGCCCGCAGGCAGCCCCGCCGCGGGACgggcccgggccccgccgccccgcacATGGAGGAGCTCGATCACCTCGTCCTGCTGGCGCTCATGACCGTGCTCTTCACCGTCTGCTCGCTGCCGCTCATC ATCCGTGCCTACATGGGCGCCTTCGCCGCCGACTTCAACGAGAACGCCGACCTGAGCGCGCTGCGCTTCCTCTCCGTCAACTCCATCGTGGACCCCTGGGTGTTCATCATCTTCCGCACCTCCGTGTTCCGCTCCTTCGTGCGCCGCGTCTGCCGCCGCCTGGGCTCGCGCAGAGCCTCCCTGTCCCCCCGGGGCTCCGCTGACGGCCGCTTCTGTCCCCGCCGgacggccccgccgccgcccggcatCCCCTGA